A single region of the Felis catus isolate Fca126 chromosome F2, F.catus_Fca126_mat1.0, whole genome shotgun sequence genome encodes:
- the CF2H8orf88 gene encoding uncharacterized protein C8orf88 homolog, translating into METKKLIGKPLQPARPVRHLTSPPGAVFPFNFQNEYPCKTQCLQSGVSRCKTNGMQAFSQGHNEPQQHQSPVKKERIKYSRDFLLKLSSVSICRKKPDFLPDHPIVLQKPENHPSFK; encoded by the exons atggaaaccaaaaaattgATTGGTAAACCGCTTCAACCAGCAAGACCTGTTCGTCATCTGACTTCTCCCCCTG GAGCAGTATTCCCTTTCAACTTTCAAAACGAATATCCGTGCAAAACTCAGTGCTTACAAAGCGGAGTTAGCAGA TGTAAGACGAATGGAATGCAAGCCTTTTCTCAAGGTCATAATGAACCACAGCAACATCAGTCTCCAgttaaaaaag AGAGAATTAAATACAGCAGAGATTTCCTGTTGAAGCTCTCAAGTGTTTCCATCTGCAGAAAAAAACCAGACTTTCTGCCTGATCATCCCATTGTACTTCAAAAACCG GAAAACCACCCAAGTTTTAAGTAG